The Ananas comosus cultivar F153 linkage group 7, ASM154086v1, whole genome shotgun sequence genome has a window encoding:
- the LOC109713523 gene encoding thioredoxin X, chloroplastic-like produces the protein MASSPLITPAATTTTTSSSSSSSSSSSLRLSPSPSATPHRFPSIHRTSAPPRRIRLRGALRNPSHAQRLPVRCAAAAAATIGEGEFAAAVLESELPVLVEFVAEWCGPCRLISPVVDWASQEYKGKLKVVKIDHDANPQLIEEYKVYGLPTLILFKNGKEVPESRREGAMTKVKLKEYLDDLLEPTTVA, from the exons ATGGCGTCGTCGCCGCTCATCACCCCCgcagccaccaccaccaccacctcctcctcctcctcctcctcctcctcctcctccctacgcctctccccctccccctccgccacCCCCCACCGCTTTCCCTCGATCCATCGCACGTctgcgccgccgcggcggatcCGGTTGCGGGGCGCCCTCCGAAACCCTAGCCACGCCCAGAGGCTCCCCGTGCGctgcgccgcggcggcggcggcgacgatcGGCGAGGGAGAGTTCGCCGCGGCGGTGTTGGAGTCGGAGCTCCCCGTCCTCGTCGAGTTCGTCGCCGAGTGGTGCGGGCCGTGTCGATTGATCTCCCCTGTTGTCGATTGGGCTTCGCAG GAATACAAGGGCAAACTGAAAGTCGTAAAGATCGACCACGATGCGAATCCCCAGTTGATTGAAGAATACAAGGTCTATGGCTTGCCAACCTTGATTCTCTTCAAAAATGGGAAAGAGGTTCCGGAAAGCCGAAGAGAAGGCGCGATGACTAAAGTAAAGCTGAAAGAGTACTTGGACGACTTGCTGGAGCCCACTACTGTAGCTTGA
- the LOC109713510 gene encoding dihydroorotate dehydrogenase (quinone), mitochondrial: MAGRVWRSSIREALSRSLRSRAVGGAPGARPLSAAAGGGGGGGAAARAAPKIPPSSKKGRLLTGAMIGLAIAGGAYVSTADEATFCGWLFKATKIVNPLFALLDAEVAHRLAVSAAAHGLVPREKRPDPPILNLEVWGRKFANPIGLAAGFDKNAEAVEGLLGLGFGFVEVGSVTPMPQEGNPKPRIFRLPKEGAIINRCGFNSEGIVVVAKRLGAQHGKRKMEETSSSSVSSSNEVKQGGKAGPGILGVNLGKNKTSEDAAADYVQGVHTLSQYADYLVINVSSPNTPGLRKLQGRKQLKDLVKRVQAARDEMQWAEEGPPPLLVKIAPDLSKQDLDDIAAVALALRLDGLIISNTTISRPEPVDKHPLAAEPGGLSGKPLFDLSTNILKEMYILTRGKIPLIGCGGVSSGEDAYKKIRAGATLVQLYTGFAYGGPALIPQIKAELAECLERDGFKTVQEAVGADCR; encoded by the exons ATGGCGGGTAGGGTTTGGCGCAGCTCCATTAGAGAGGCCTTGTCCAGGAGCCTGAGGTCGAGGGCGGTGGGAGGGGCCCCTGGAGCAAGGCCATTGAGCGCCGCCgcaggcggcggaggaggtggcggagCTGCCGCGCGAGCCGCTCCGAAGATCCCGCCTTCGTCCAAGAAG GGAAGGCTTTTAACTGGAGCTATGATTGGCCTTGCTATAGCCGGAGGTGCTTATGTGAGTACTGCAGATGAAGCCACATTTTG TGGATGGTTGTTTAAGGCTACAAAGATTGTGAACCCACTATTCGCATTGCTAGATGCAGAGGTGGCTCATCGGTTGGCTGTGTCAGCCGCAGCTCATGGGTTAGTTCCAAGGGAAAAGAGACCTGACCCACCAATACTGAATCTGGAGGTTTGGGGAAGGAAGTTCGCAAACCCTATCGGTCTTGCTGCTGGTTTCGATAAAAACGCTGAGGCAGTTGAGGGGCTactaggtttagggtttggctTCGTAGAAGTTGGGTCAGTGACTCCCATGCCTCAGGAAGGAAACCCTAAGCCTCGTATTTTTAGATTGCCGAAGGAGGG TGCCATAATAAATCGATGTGGGTTCAACAGCGAAGGTATTGTGGTAGTCGCAAAGCGTTTAGGTGCCCAGCATGGTAAGAGAAAGATGGAGGAAACTTCAAGCTCTTCAGTTTCCTCTAGTAATGAAGTAAAGCAAGGAGGGAAAGCAGGACCTGGTATTTTGGGAGTCAATCTTGGGAAGAACAAGACAAGCGAAGATGCAGCTGCCGACTATGTTCAAGGAGTCCACACTTTATCGCAGTATGCTGATTACTTG GTCATAAATGTTTCTTCTCCAAACACTCCCGGGCTTCGCAAACTTCAAGGGAGGAAGCAATTGAAAGATCTTGTTAAAAGG GTGCAAGCTGCCCGTGACGAAATGCAATGGGCTGAGGAGGGTCCTCCACCATTGCTTGTAAAGATTGCACCGGACTTGTCTAAACAGGATCTTGATGACATTGCTGCA GTTGCTCTTGCTCTTCGATTGGATGGCTTG ATTATATCAAACACAACAATTTCGAGGCCAGAACCTGTAGACAAACACCCTTTAGCTGCAGAACCTGGTGGTTTAAGTGGGAAGCCACTCTTTGATCTGTCTACTAATATACTCAAGGAGATGTATATCCTCACTCGG GGCAAGATTCCCCTCATAGGCTGCGGTGGGGTGAGCAG CGGTGAAGATGCATACAAGAAGATCCGAGCAGGTGCAACCCTGGTTCAGCTTTATACTGGTTTTGCCTATGGGGGACCAGCACTTATTCCCCAGATAAAG GCTGAGCTAGCTGAGTGCTTAGAGAGGGATGGCTTTAAAACTGTTCAAGAAGCAGTTGGCGCAGATTGTAGATAA
- the LOC109712853 gene encoding pentatricopeptide repeat-containing protein At1g09900-like, giving the protein MTAWISSPLSVAIRTAIRTLGFLLHRAIPLRRRTRRLLRRHSTVSSSAASAAARFRNPTSKSADLDQHDYNRLMCALAHSGDVSGVLRLLRRVRESACGANVQCYTTAMRALASAGRAADAEKVFEEMLDSGVSPDLAAYTLLVKVYACHLQRLDSAYGVMTWMARRGCPPDVVTYSTLIAGLCHSGKVGEAWEVFDEMLQRNCKPNAHTYTPILQFYCSEGRIEEAKKLLESMKNTGCTPDTVVYNTLIQGLCKVGNFDEVESIIGESARNGWEPDSITYSTYIAGLCKVGKTEEAFCQLDIMLEKGLRPTTIGLNILLDCVGQEIDVWNSKTLLERCSELGFEVDVVGYNTVMSQLSKLGRWFDVLKVFTGLFKKGIEPNNHSLNILISSLCRAGNFRMARFILCSKGFVVDIVTCNILIHEFYHAGRVDELSFLFSELDVGRIAPDTITYSTLTDCLCRNGKIFEAVDFVRSIENGYPPMPAAHLTYWLVRSGNIKEAIRLIEEMLKQGLVLDGCVFDLLIKAFCRKGCCKHTEISKVCFVLDMMLGIG; this is encoded by the coding sequence atgACCGCATGGATCTCCTCCCCACTCTCCGTCGCCATTCGCACGGCCATCCGAACCCTAGGGTTCCTCCTTCACCGCGCCATTCCCCTCCGTCGCCGCACCCGCCGCCTGCTCCGCCGCCACTCCAccgtctcctcctccgccgcctccgccgcagcTCGATTCCGAAATCCTACCTCCAAATCCGCGGATTTGGACCAACACGACTACAACCGCCTCATGTGCGCCCTCGCCCACTCCGGCGACGTCAGCGGcgtcctccgcctcctccgccgcgtgCGGGAGTCCGCGTGCGGCGCCAACGTGCAGTGCTACACCACCGCTATGCGCGCCCTCGCCTCCGCCGGGCGCGCCGCGGACGCCGAGAAGGTGTTCGAGGAAATGCTCGACTCGGGGGTGTCCCCCGACCTGGCGGCGTACACCCTTCTCGTGAAGGTGTACGCTTGCCACCTCCAACGGTTGGATTCCGCCTACGGGGTGATGACTTGGATGGCGCGGCGCGGGTGCCCCCCCGATGTCGTCACCTACTCGACCCTCATCGCTGGGCTCTGCCACTCAGGCAAAGTCGGCGAGGCGTGGGAGGTGTTTGACGAAATGCTCCAAAGAAATTGTAAACCGAATGCTCATACTTATACACCTATACTCCAATTCTATTGCTCGGAGGGTAGAATTGAAGAGGCCAAGAAGCTTCTAGAATCGATGAAGAACACTGGTTGCACACCGGATACCGTCGTTTATAACACCTTAATTCAAGGGCTTTGCAAGGTCGGGAACTTCGACGAGGTCGAGAGCATTATAGGAGAGAGCGCGAGAAATGGTTGGGAGCCGGATTCTATTACGTATAGCACTTACATAGCTGGGCTTTGCAAGGTCGGTAAGACCGAAGAGGCCTTTTGCCAATTGGATATTATGCTGGAGAAGGGATTGAGACCTACCACTATTGGGTTAAACATTCTTTTAGATTGTGTTGGTCAGGAGATTGATGTTTGGAATAGTAAGACTTTGTTGGAGAGGTGCTCTGAGTTGGGTTTTGAGGTCGATGTTGTCGGCTACAATACTGTGATGAGCCAGCTGAGTAAATTAGGGAGGTGGTTCGATGTTTTAAAGGTTTTCACAGGCCTGTTTAAGAAGGGAATAGAACCCAATAATCATTCTTTAAATATTCTTATTTCTAGTCTTTGTAGGGCCGGTAACTTCAGGATGGCAAGGTTTATCCTCTGCAGTAAAGGTTTCGTAGTTGACATTGTCACGTGCAACATTTTAATTCACGAGTTCTACCATGCGGGTAGAGTTGATGAACTCAGCTTTCTCTTCTCCGAATTGGATGTTGGGAGAATAGCGCCAGATACCATCACGTACAGCACGTTAACCGATTGCCTCTGTAGGAATGGGAAGATATTTGAGGCTGTTGATTTTGTGAGATCAATTGAAAATGGATACCCACCGATGCCGGCGGCACATTTAACTTATTGGTTGGTTAGGAGTGGAAATATTAAAGAAGCAATAAGGTTGATTGAAGAAATGTTGAAGCAAGGTTTGGTTCTTGATGGTTGCGTTTTCGATCTTTTGATCAAGGCATTCTGTAGGAAGGGTTGTTGTAAACACACGGAGATATCAAAAGTATGTTTCGTACTAGACATGATGCTAGGAATTGGGTAG